In a single window of the Coffea eugenioides isolate CCC68of chromosome 3, Ceug_1.0, whole genome shotgun sequence genome:
- the LOC113766333 gene encoding E3 ubiquitin protein ligase DRIP2-like — translation MSFKTRHATIERLLACGICQKLVRDCTTIDECCHTFCKKCITGKIIEENLRNCPECNIDLGGAPLQRLKHDYRWQSIRNKYVSIKKLAKPKVEDVAREAKNHVDNPPVNQVASELPIVDRKGKGKVYQLPNESVETETEPDVELLSTRRKEKSVSSLVGRIETSNTIAPPTHQKRKNTRENPIPSWGASLSSMSSTQEDENRSQISSNPNPFAASEPLKKQVAHNSQEHGGEPPKEMNDLLKSLDGSVEVVTKSRRRRSSAKKAVTSEIKIGESHGIGSASLAASPKKYRKGRPRKQDKNGLAEDLNIPTQIVVDSSSVCGRKTQVWFQLVGCKKQESCGILPSMPPQYLRVQDVNMPARFIKKYLVVKLGLQSEDEKKVEVSMRGQQIHPEMRLHQLVEMWIKTLRKPERKKAVTVGSSAHENSVDPTIDPTGIHALQGPGSLDQESWSHFGEVKPPAEVQATATRKPSSHGSPLPLPLGQVMPDIDFWGRTGALRGSRIRHSIWFS, via the exons ATGAGTTTCAAAACTCGGCATGCAACCATTGAAAGGCTTTTGGCTTGTGGGATTTGCCAAAAACTTGTTAGGGATTGCACTACAATTGACGAGTGTTGCCATACTT TTTGCAAGAAGTGCATAACCGGAAAGATCATTGAAGAAAACTTGCGCAACTGTCCAGAGTGCAACATAGATCTTGGTGGTGCTCCATTGCAGAGGCTCAA GCACGACTATCGTTGGCAAAGTATAAGAAACAAGTATGTCAGCATAAAAAAATTAGCGAAACCAAAAGTGGAGGATGTTGCTCGTGAAGCCAAGAACCATGTTGATAATCCTCCAGTGAACCAAGTGGCTTCAGAATTGCCTATTGTCgatagaaaaggaaaaggtaAAGTTTATCAACTGCCAAATGAATCAGTGGAAACTGAAACTGAGCCTGATGTTGAGCTATTGTCCACTAGAAGAAAGGAGAAATCCGTTTCTTCTTTAGTTGGTCGAATTGAAACTTCAAACACAATTGCTCCACCTACCcatcaaaaaaggaaaaacactaGAGAAAACCCTATTCCTTCCTGGGGGGCTTCTCTATCTAGTATGAGTTCTACTCAAGAAGACGAAAATCGTTCTCAAATCTCAAGTAATCCG AATCCTTTTGCTGCCTCTGAGCCCTTAAAGAAACAAGTGGCACATAATAGCCAAGAGCATGGAGGGGAACCTCCGAAAGAAATGAATGACTTGCTGAAATCCCTAGATGGCTCAGTTGAAGTCGTAACAAAATCCAGACGTAGGAGGTCTTCTGCCAAAAAAGCTGTTACATCTGAAATCAAAATAGGTGAATCACATGGCATAGGATCAGCTTCTCTAGCTGCTAGTccaaaaaaatatagaaaaggacgcccaagaaaacaagacaaaaatgGTCTCGCTGAGGATCTGAATATTCCCACCCAAATTGTGGTTGATTCTTCGAGTGTTTGTGGAAGAAAGACCCAAGTTTGGTTCCAACTTGTTGGCTGTAAGAAGCA GGAAAGTTGTGGCATTTTACCTTCAATGCCTCCTCAATATCTAAGGGTTCA GGATGTCAACATGCCTGCTAGATTCATCAAGAAATACCTGGTGGTGAAGCTGGGCCTTCAaagtgaagatgagaaaaag GTGGAGGTTAGTATGAGAGGTCAACAAATTCATCCAGAAATGCGACTGCATCAACTTGTAGAAATGTGGATTAAGACATTAAGAAAACCAGAAAGGAAGAAAGCTGTAACAGTGGGTAGTTCAG CTCATGAAAATAGTGTTGACCCTACTATTGATCCTACTGGGATCCACGCACTTCAGGGACCAGGGAGTCTTGATCAGGAGTCTTGGTCACATTTTGGTGAGGTGAAGCCTCCTGCGGAGGTT CAGGCAACAGCCACGCGCAAACCAAGTTCTCATGGTTcgcctcttcctcttcctcttggaCAGGTGATGCCTGATATTGATTTCTGGGGGCGAACAGGAGCTCTTAGAGGAAGTAGAATACGACATTCTATTTGGTTCAGTTGA